The following is a genomic window from Clostridium fungisolvens.
AGCTCTATCTTCTTTGCTTTCTACTCCATGATCTGCAGCATTTCTTAATAAGTGAATTAATGGTTCCCCGATTTCATCTATTACAGTTCTATCTAACTCTGTATCTTGACCTTCAACAATGAAGTTAATTTCCTTATTCAATTCTACAGAAAGATCTCTAATCATTCTAGGGAATCTATTAAATACAACCTCTAAAGGAAGCATTCTTATCTTCATAACAAGATCTTGCAAATCAGAAGTTGTTCTAGCTACTTGTTCAAGAGTCTCATTTAACTCTTGAGCTCTATAACTTGTGCTTATTTGCTCTAATCTAGTTCTATGTATTACTAACTCAGAAACCATGTTCATAAGCTTATCTAGACGTTCCAAATCAACTCTTACTGATTGATGAACTTTTTTTGTTTGAGCAGATGGATTATTGCTCTTTTTTTCTTCAACTTTTTCTTTATTCGTAACTATAGATTTAGGAGTTAATGGTTTTGACTTTTCATTTACTTCAGCCTTAGCTACTGATTCATATTTAGTAGTTGCAATTTCATTTACTTTTTCTATTCTTAATTCGACTTCTTCTGCAGAAACTTTATCCACTTCTGAAATATTTTTTACAAGTTTCTCAATTTCTTCAGCATTTAGTGTAGTAATTACAATAAGTTCAATGCTAAAATCAAAGTTTTCATTTTCTATATCTTCTGTAGAAGGATATGATTTTATTACTTCTCCATGCTCTTCTAATTCCTTAAATATTAAAAAAGCTCTAGCAGATTTTAATAAAGTATTCTCATTAAGACTTATAAAAACTCTTATAGCCTTATAGCCCTTTTCATGAGCTTGCTTAATTACATTCATATCATATTCATTTATATCAATTACATAATCTGACGAACTCTTATTTTCTGATACTTCTTCTAATATATCAACAGCAACACTGTCTTGCTGTTCATTAGTACTTATATCATGTAAATCCTTCATTATATTCTCTATTTCAACTTTTTCTTCTACACCTTCTGATATATTATTTACCATTCTTTCAAGAGTATCTAGGCAATCAAAAAGTACTGTAACTACATTTTGAGTAACTTTAAGTTCACCTTCTCTAAATTTAGAAAGAACATCCTCCATTTTATGAGTTAGTTCCGCTATATCGCTAAATCCCATTGTTGCCGCCATACCTTTTATAGTATGAGCTACTCTAAATATTTCATTTAACTTGTCAATATCATCTGGTTTTTGTTCTAAGTCAAGTAAAGATTCATTTAGAGTCTGCAAATTGTCCATGGACTCTTCTAAGAACATTGAAAGATATTGAGATGTGTCCATTGTTATCCCTCCCGTTATTCTTCGTAGCACGCAATAATTATTAATTATTGCGCCTCCTGTATTCCTTATTAGCACACAACAATTATTAATTGTTGTGCCTCCCGTTATTCTTCGTAGCACGTAACAATTATTAATTGTTACGCCTCCTGTATTCCCTATTTGCACCTAACAGTTATTAATTCTCACTTCTCTTGTCTATATAATCATAAGTAATAATTGTTAGTTATTATTACTGAAATTAACTAAGCAATACATATTCAATTATATTTAAATAATAAATTTGCATAGTAATTTTTTATAATATACAGCAATTATATATCATATATTTATTTAAAATATGTGAAAATTACATAGCCTTTTCAATTATTCAACACTTATTATTCGTATGAAGTAGTTAATTTCTTTATAGCAATTATTAACTTTTATAACTTTCTATAAATAAAAGTAGAAGCCTTTTCAAAGCCAAAATCTTTGTAATTATATATACTTTCAGTAGCCCCTACAAATAATAAACCACCTTTTTTAAGGGATGCTGCAAATCTCTTGTATATATCATTCTTAACATCTACATTAAAATAGATAACCACATTTCTACATACAATTAAATCGAAGTTACTCTCATAACTATCAAGTATAAGATCATGCTTTTTGAAAGTAACCATGTTTTTCACACTTTGTTCGATATAATACTTATCTTTAACTTTCTTAAAGTACTTTTCTAATTCTCTAGGTTTTACATTTTTCATTTCGTTGTCGGTATATTCTCCAAGCTTAGCTTTCTGAAGAATTGTATTATCTATATCAGTGGCCAGTATCTTATGTCTTCCATTTGGACTTACGTTATTCAAGATCATAGAGATTGAATACGGTTCACAACCAATAGAGCAAGCAGCACTCCAAATTTTAAGACTATTATTAGCTGCGGACTCTTTTTTCAAGATAGCCTCTAACTCTTCAAATAATTCTGGATTTCTAAAAAACTCTGTAACATTGATAGTTATAAAGTCCAAGAATCTTTGCCTGTGCTCTCTATCAGTTTTAATCAGCTTCGTATACTCTTCTAATGATTTTACGCCTAATCTTGTCATTAAACTTTCTATTCTTCTATTAAGCTGGGTTGGTTTATACGCAGATAAATTAATCCCTAGCTCTTTATGTACCCATTGATGAAACTGGCTAAAATCCATAGTTTATCTACTATCCTTTCACTAATGTAACGATTTTTTTTGCTATATATCCTAAAGGTAATACTTCATCAACTTTTCCTGTTTCAAAAGTGGCTTTAGGCATTCCATAAATAGTACAAGTGGACTCATCCTCAGAAATGGTATGTCCTCCAGCATTTTTTATAGATACCGTACCTTGTGCACCATCTTTTCCCATTCCAGTGAGCACAACAGATAATAAGTTCTTACCATAGACAGCAGCTGAGCTATTAAATAGTTTATCTACCGCTGGTCTTACTCCCCATATGCTTGGTTCTTGATTTAATGAAATTCTTTTATCCTTAGATGATTCCATGTGATAACCACCTGGAGCAATATATATAACATTTTTTTCAATTCTCATATCGTTTTCTGCTTCTACAACCTTAAGGTTACAAAGATTATTTAATCTTTCAGCAAAGGTCTTTGTAAATCCTGCTGGCATATGCTGAACCACTAACACCGGAACCTCTAAATCCTTTGGAAGTTCTGTTAGTACAGTTTGAAGTGCTCTGGGACCACCTGTAGAAGCACCAATTACTACTGCCTCTATTTTATTAGAAGCTCTCTTAGTAGTAATAAATTTTGCTGGCTCCTTAGCTTCAACTTTAAAATCAAATAATGACCTTTTTATGGATGCTACTGCTCTTATTTTATGTACTAACTCAAGCTTAACTTTATTAATATCAAGCGATATGGATCCAGATGGTTTTGAAACGAAATCAGCAGCACCAGCATCTAAACAATCCAGTGTCGTTCTAGAGGAACTTGTTGTTAAGCTACTTAACATTATGACCTTAGCATTTCTATTAGTGAGTTTCAGTTTTTTCAGCGCAGTAATACCATCCATTTTGGGCATTTCTACGTCTAAGGTAATTACATCTGGATTATAACCTCCAACCTTGTCAACGAACTCCTCACCATTTCTTGCAGTAGCTATAACTTCCATATCTGTCTCTTCATTTATCATGTCAGAAATTATCTTTCTCATCAGTGCAGAATCGTCTACTACCATAACTTTTATTTTATTCAAGATTATCACTCCATTAAAGTTCTATAATACCTTGTCCTACAATCTTTATTATTACCTTGCCAGTTTTTGAATCTAAAACCATTGTCCTTCCTTTGTTTCCACCTAGATGGGAAGCAAGAACTTGAAGTTGTAATTCTTTTAAAGTCTTCGCTACAGCCTCACCATTTCTTTTTCCAATATCACTTATCATGCTTTTATCGGAAAAATTAAACATCGATGCTCCTCCAGCTATTTTTACAATCAAATTCCTTTTTTGACACCCTAATTTCTCCATCTTTTCAATTAGAATCGGAATAGCTAGATCAGCAAATTTATATGGATTTTTCACTTCTTTAAACTGAGTCGAATCAGGCAACATTATATGTGACAACCCACCAATCGATTTAACTTTATCGAATACTGCTATTCCAACACAAGAACCTAGTCCTATGGTCATTATTTTATCTGGATAACTTACAGTATTTAAATCAGCAATACCTACTTTAATTTCTGCATCTATCATAGAACCACCTTATAGCAACTTAGTTTTTTCTTCCTCTGTTAAAATTTTAGATAAATCTAAGAGGATTACTATATTTTCCTTTAATCTTATTAGTCCTTTTATGTATCTTCTTGAAATACTTGCAGCAATTGCTGGAGGGTTTTCTATTAAATTAACTTCCACATCTTTAACTTCATAAACATTATCTACGATAATACCCATCTTAGATTCATTTTCCTTAACTACAATAATCTTTGTTTCAGCTAAGTTTACTTTAGTATTAAATCCAAACTTTTTAGACAAATTAACTACAGGTAAAATACTTTCCTCATAATTAATAACTCCATCAACAAAACTTGGTACATCAGGTAACACCGTTGGTGTTTCATAACCTAATATTCTTTCTACTTCCATTATGTCAGTAGCGTAATGTTCTCCATTTAAACTAAAAATCAGTAACTTTATTTCCTTGTTAGCCATTTTAATCCCCCTTATAAGCGAAACTTATCTATTATTATATCTCCAAGCTCATCCATGTATACATGAACATCCCTTGAAGGCTCTTCCAGGACTATTTCTCTTTCTCCAATAGCAAAAATAGTATTATGATATGCAATATCAGCATATATGTGCCCAATTTTCGAAACAGAAGCCTTAGTTTTAACCCCACCAGTGCTACCAATAGTCTTACATTTTATTTCATTTTCAGCTTTTAGATATCCCCCTCTAGACACGCTGCCGTTTTGAGTAAAAATTATACTTCCACTGCATGTTAAATGAGATATATATTGTCCTTTTCCATTTAGGTATATATTCCCGGAAGAACTTACTGTTGAATCTTGACAATAATTTATAATAATATCAGCAGGTATATTAATTTTTCCTTGGATATTTTTAATACATTCATCTGCTAATACCACAAGCTTGTTCAATTCGCTAAAATGCTTTATTGTTGTTGGTCCAAGACCTATAAGCATCTGCCTTACTAACCTACTTATATTTTTACCTTCTTCATCAGATTTAGAAAATAATCTAATTATATTTAAAGAATTAGTTGTTATACTCTTAAATTTATTCTCAATT
Proteins encoded in this region:
- a CDS encoding chemotaxis protein CheA; amino-acid sequence: MDTSQYLSMFLEESMDNLQTLNESLLDLEQKPDDIDKLNEIFRVAHTIKGMAATMGFSDIAELTHKMEDVLSKFREGELKVTQNVVTVLFDCLDTLERMVNNISEGVEEKVEIENIMKDLHDISTNEQQDSVAVDILEEVSENKSSSDYVIDINEYDMNVIKQAHEKGYKAIRVFISLNENTLLKSARAFLIFKELEEHGEVIKSYPSTEDIENENFDFSIELIVITTLNAEEIEKLVKNISEVDKVSAEEVELRIEKVNEIATTKYESVAKAEVNEKSKPLTPKSIVTNKEKVEEKKSNNPSAQTKKVHQSVRVDLERLDKLMNMVSELVIHRTRLEQISTSYRAQELNETLEQVARTTSDLQDLVMKIRMLPLEVVFNRFPRMIRDLSVELNKEINFIVEGQDTELDRTVIDEIGEPLIHLLRNAADHGVESKEDRAKSGKDPVGTIRLSAYQEGTKAVIKVEDDGNGIDVEKVRRKAEKVGINTEGMTENDIKNLIFSQGFSTNEVVTDISGRGVGMDVVKTKISALGGTVDVVSEIGKGSSFIIRLPLTLQIIQALLVKVGEETLAISLGFIDRVIDYKEDRIKKTNGREVIVYRENVIPLIRLNETLQIDTSKKDKNFIIIVKVGDKVVGLLVDSLLGQQEIVIKPLGKTLEGLNEYIGATILGNGLVTLILDVGALI
- a CDS encoding CheR family methyltransferase → MDFSQFHQWVHKELGINLSAYKPTQLNRRIESLMTRLGVKSLEEYTKLIKTDREHRQRFLDFITINVTEFFRNPELFEELEAILKKESAANNSLKIWSAACSIGCEPYSISMILNNVSPNGRHKILATDIDNTILQKAKLGEYTDNEMKNVKPRELEKYFKKVKDKYYIEQSVKNMVTFKKHDLILDSYESNFDLIVCRNVVIYFNVDVKNDIYKRFAASLKKGGLLFVGATESIYNYKDFGFEKASTFIYRKL
- a CDS encoding protein-glutamate methylesterase/protein-glutamine glutaminase — translated: MNKIKVMVVDDSALMRKIISDMINEETDMEVIATARNGEEFVDKVGGYNPDVITLDVEMPKMDGITALKKLKLTNRNAKVIMLSSLTTSSSRTTLDCLDAGAADFVSKPSGSISLDINKVKLELVHKIRAVASIKRSLFDFKVEAKEPAKFITTKRASNKIEAVVIGASTGGPRALQTVLTELPKDLEVPVLVVQHMPAGFTKTFAERLNNLCNLKVVEAENDMRIEKNVIYIAPGGYHMESSKDKRISLNQEPSIWGVRPAVDKLFNSSAAVYGKNLLSVVLTGMGKDGAQGTVSIKNAGGHTISEDESTCTIYGMPKATFETGKVDEVLPLGYIAKKIVTLVKG
- a CDS encoding chemotaxis protein CheD, whose protein sequence is MIDAEIKVGIADLNTVSYPDKIMTIGLGSCVGIAVFDKVKSIGGLSHIMLPDSTQFKEVKNPYKFADLAIPILIEKMEKLGCQKRNLIVKIAGGASMFNFSDKSMISDIGKRNGEAVAKTLKELQLQVLASHLGGNKGRTMVLDSKTGKVIIKIVGQGIIEL
- a CDS encoding chemotaxis protein CheW; translation: MANKEIKLLIFSLNGEHYATDIMEVERILGYETPTVLPDVPSFVDGVINYEESILPVVNLSKKFGFNTKVNLAETKIIVVKENESKMGIIVDNVYEVKDVEVNLIENPPAIAASISRRYIKGLIRLKENIVILLDLSKILTEEEKTKLL